A genome region from Staphylococcus capitis subsp. capitis includes the following:
- a CDS encoding lipoate--protein ligase family protein: MDLSSKYFNQIPWRYVDHSTGLEPMQSFAFDDTFSESVGKDLSCNVVRTWIHQHTVILGIHDSRLPFLSDGIRYLANEVGYNAIVRNSGGLGVVLDQGVLNISLIFKGQTETTIDEAFTVMYLLICKMFEDEDVDIHTHEIEQSYCPGKFDLSIDGKKFAGISQRRVRGGIAVQIYLCVEGSGSKRAAMMRDFYQHALKGETTKFRFPNIDPESMASLETLLNKDIKVQDVMFLLLYALKDLGAQLNMDPVTEDEWQRYEGYFEKMIERNAKMHQKLDL, translated from the coding sequence ATGGATTTATCAAGCAAATATTTTAACCAAATACCGTGGCGTTATGTGGATCATTCAACGGGTCTGGAACCCATGCAATCCTTTGCATTTGACGATACATTCTCTGAAAGTGTTGGGAAAGACTTATCATGTAATGTAGTAAGAACTTGGATTCACCAACATACAGTTATCCTTGGTATACACGATTCAAGACTTCCATTTTTAAGTGATGGCATACGTTATTTAGCAAATGAAGTAGGCTATAATGCCATTGTGAGAAATTCAGGTGGACTTGGCGTAGTATTGGACCAAGGTGTGCTTAATATTTCTTTAATATTTAAAGGACAAACTGAAACAACTATAGATGAAGCTTTCACAGTAATGTATCTATTGATATGTAAGATGTTTGAAGACGAAGATGTAGATATTCACACACATGAAATTGAACAATCTTATTGTCCTGGTAAATTCGATTTAAGTATTGATGGCAAGAAATTTGCTGGTATTTCTCAAAGACGTGTACGTGGAGGTATAGCGGTTCAAATCTATCTTTGTGTAGAAGGATCGGGTTCTAAGCGTGCTGCTATGATGAGAGACTTTTATCAACACGCACTCAAAGGAGAAACAACTAAGTTTCGTTTCCCTAATATTGATCCTGAATCTATGGCTTCATTAGAGACGTTACTCAATAAAGACATTAAAGTTCAAGATGTAATGTTTTTACTTTTATATGCACTGAAAGATTTAGGTGCTCAATTAAATATGGATCCAGTCACTGAAGATGAATGGCAACGATATGAAGGTTATTTTGAAAAAATGATCGAACGAAATGCAAAAATGCATCAAAAATTAGATTTGTAA
- the pta gene encoding phosphate acetyltransferase yields the protein MADLLNVLQEKLSGKNVKIVLPEGEDERVLTAATQLQESDYVSPIVLGNEEKIKSLAEEKSLNLTNIEIIDPSSSDLKPELVDEFVERRKGKATKEQAEEMLDNVNYFGTMLVYTGKAAGLVSGAAHSTGDTVRPALQIIKTKPGVSKTSGIFFMIKDDEQYIFGDCAINPELDAQGLAEIAVESAKSALSFGMEPKVAMLSFSTKGSAKSDDVTKVQEALKLAQEKVQSDNIENVVIDGEFQFDAAIVPSVAEKKAPGAKIQGDANVFIFPSLEAGNIGYKIAQRLGGYDAVGPVLQGLNSPVNDLSRGCSTEDVYNLSIITAAQSLQ from the coding sequence ATGGCTGATTTATTAAATGTATTACAAGAAAAATTATCTGGAAAAAATGTAAAAATTGTATTACCTGAAGGGGAAGACGAAAGAGTTTTAACGGCAGCAACGCAATTACAAGAGAGTGATTATGTTTCACCCATCGTGTTAGGTAATGAAGAAAAAATTAAATCTTTAGCAGAAGAAAAATCTCTCAATTTAACTAATATTGAAATTATTGATCCTTCATCAAGTGATTTAAAACCTGAATTAGTAGATGAATTTGTAGAGCGTAGAAAAGGTAAAGCGACTAAAGAACAAGCTGAAGAAATGTTAGACAATGTTAATTATTTCGGTACAATGCTTGTTTACACTGGTAAAGCCGCAGGTTTAGTAAGCGGTGCTGCACATTCAACTGGTGATACAGTACGTCCAGCATTACAAATTATTAAAACTAAACCAGGTGTATCTAAGACTTCTGGTATCTTCTTTATGATTAAAGATGACGAGCAATATATCTTCGGCGACTGTGCCATCAACCCTGAATTAGATGCTCAAGGATTAGCTGAAATTGCTGTAGAAAGTGCTAAGTCTGCATTAAGCTTTGGTATGGAACCAAAAGTAGCAATGTTAAGCTTCTCTACAAAGGGCTCTGCTAAATCAGACGACGTCACTAAAGTACAAGAGGCATTAAAATTAGCTCAAGAAAAAGTTCAATCTGATAACATTGAAAATGTTGTGATTGATGGGGAATTCCAATTTGATGCTGCGATTGTCCCTAGTGTAGCTGAGAAAAAAGCGCCTGGTGCTAAAATTCAAGGAGACGCTAATGTGTTTATCTTCCCAAGTCTTGAAGCAGGTAACATTGGCTATAAAATTGCACAACGTTTAGGTGGTTATGATGCAGTTGGTCCTGTTCTTCAAGGCCTAAATTCGCCTGTTAATGACTTATCACGTGGATGCTCAACTGAAGATGTTTATAACTTATCTATTATTACTGCAGCTCAATCACTACAATAA
- the hemQ gene encoding hydrogen peroxide-dependent heme synthase, translated as MSEAAETLDGWYSLHLFYAMDWTTFRLVPEDEREAMISELKSFVEDKSKARDSHTGDQAIYNITGQKADLLLWFLRPEMKDLNKIENDFNKLRIADYLIPTYSYVSVIELSNYLAGKSDEDPYENPHVKARLYPELPHSEYICFYPMDKRRNETYNWYMLPIEERKNLMYNHGMIGRKYAGKIKQFITGSVGFDDFEWGVTLFSDDVLQFKKIVYEMRFDETTARYGDFGSFYVGHILNTDDFNEFFNI; from the coding sequence ATGAGTGAAGCAGCCGAAACTTTAGATGGTTGGTATAGTTTACATTTGTTTTATGCAATGGATTGGACTACATTTCGTTTAGTTCCAGAAGACGAGCGTGAGGCAATGATTTCTGAATTAAAATCATTTGTTGAAGATAAATCTAAAGCAAGAGATTCACACACAGGTGATCAAGCAATTTATAATATTACAGGCCAAAAAGCAGACCTACTATTATGGTTCTTACGTCCTGAAATGAAAGACTTAAATAAAATTGAAAATGATTTTAATAAATTACGTATTGCGGACTACTTAATTCCTACTTATTCTTACGTTTCAGTGATTGAATTAAGTAATTACTTAGCCGGCAAATCTGACGAAGACCCGTATGAAAATCCACATGTAAAAGCTAGATTGTATCCTGAACTTCCTCATTCTGAATACATCTGCTTCTATCCTATGGATAAACGTCGTAATGAAACTTATAACTGGTATATGTTACCTATAGAAGAACGTAAGAATTTAATGTATAACCATGGCATGATTGGACGTAAATATGCCGGTAAAATCAAACAATTTATCACTGGTTCTGTTGGTTTTGACGATTTTGAATGGGGTGTGACATTATTCTCAGACGATGTATTACAATTTAAGAAAATTGTATACGAAATGCGTTTTGACGAAACTACAGCACGTTATGGCGATTTTGGTAGTTTCTATGTAGGTCATATCTTAAATACAGACGATTTCAATGAATTCTTTAATATTTAA
- a CDS encoding threonine/serine exporter ThrE family protein — protein sequence MTIESNETAHESLIKDVVMLAARILLESGAEGTRVEDTMTRIARKLGYSESNSFVTNTVIQFTLHNESYQRLYRIKSRDTNLIKISQANEISRQITNGTIDLEEAKKKLEHIYIAKRDSSLPFKGIAAAIIAMSFLYLQGGRLIDVITAILAGSFGYLVVEILDRKLHAQFIPEFLGSLVIGIIAVIGHSLVPSGNLATIIIAAVMPIVPGVLITNAIQDLFGGHMLMFTTKSLEALVTSFGIGAGVSSILILV from the coding sequence ATGACTATTGAATCAAATGAAACAGCTCATGAAAGTCTAATTAAAGATGTAGTCATGTTAGCTGCCCGAATATTATTAGAATCTGGCGCTGAGGGTACTAGAGTCGAAGACACAATGACTCGCATCGCTAGAAAGTTAGGTTATTCAGAAAGTAATAGCTTTGTAACGAATACTGTTATTCAATTTACGTTACATAATGAATCATATCAGCGTTTATATAGAATTAAATCACGTGATACAAATCTTATAAAAATTTCTCAAGCTAATGAAATCTCAAGACAAATTACTAATGGCACGATTGACCTAGAGGAAGCTAAGAAAAAATTAGAACATATTTATATAGCTAAGAGGGACAGTAGTCTTCCCTTCAAAGGTATAGCTGCTGCAATAATCGCAATGAGTTTTCTCTATTTACAAGGAGGACGTCTCATTGATGTGATTACAGCGATTTTAGCTGGGAGTTTTGGTTATCTAGTAGTTGAAATTCTTGATCGCAAATTACATGCACAATTTATACCAGAATTTTTAGGTTCATTAGTGATTGGTATTATTGCAGTCATTGGACATTCGCTTGTACCAAGTGGCAATTTAGCAACAATCATCATCGCAGCAGTCATGCCGATTGTACCAGGAGTATTAATTACTAATGCGATTCAAGATTTATTTGGTGGGCATATGTTGATGTTTACTACTAAATCTTTAGAGGCGTTAGTGACTTCATTCGGTATTGGTGCAGGCGTTAGCTCAATTTTAATTTTAGTTTAG
- a CDS encoding threonine/serine exporter family protein, protein MFWILNFVFSFLASLFFCVIFDAPRKLYLSCGFVGSCGWMVYILFFDGLQVHTIYSSFFGSLALGLLSHYMARHMKEPVIIFMVTGIIPLVPGGLAYDATKNLVLLHFSRAINTMLEVTLIAGAIALGLLFADQISKIVISGFDRTRKKL, encoded by the coding sequence ATGTTTTGGATATTGAATTTTGTATTTAGTTTTCTCGCCTCACTCTTCTTCTGTGTCATATTTGATGCGCCTAGGAAATTGTATCTATCATGTGGATTTGTTGGTTCATGTGGTTGGATGGTCTATATTCTATTCTTTGATGGGTTACAAGTTCACACTATCTATTCAAGTTTCTTTGGAAGTTTAGCATTAGGTTTATTAAGCCACTACATGGCACGCCATATGAAAGAACCAGTCATTATCTTTATGGTTACTGGTATTATTCCTTTAGTTCCAGGTGGACTTGCTTACGATGCTACTAAAAATTTAGTATTACTTCATTTCAGTAGAGCAATTAATACGATGCTTGAAGTAACATTGATTGCAGGAGCAATTGCTTTAGGCTTATTGTTTGCTGACCAAATCTCTAAAATAGTTATCTCAGGCTTTGATCGTACACGAAAAAAATTATAA
- a CDS encoding APC family permease, whose protein sequence is MENKNNKVDRGDLKQNLSEKFVWAIAYGSCIGWGAFILPGDWIKQSGPIASSIGIVIGALLMILIAVSYGALVEKFPVSGGAFAFSFLSFGRYVSFFSSWFLTFGYVCVVALNATAFSLLVKFLLPNVLNNGKLYTVAGWDVYITEIIIATVLLLVFMIISIRGASVSGSLQYYFCIAMVVVVLLMFFGSFFGSNFDLSNLQPLANSDKGWFRSIIMIVAIAPWAYVGFDNIPQTAEEFNFAPNKTFKLIVYSLLAAALTYVVMLLYTGWLGTHSKSLNGNLWLTGAVTQGAFGYIGLGVLAIAIAMGIFTGLNGFLMSSSRLLFSMGRSGIMPTVFSKLHSKYKTPYVAIIFLVGVALVAPWLGRNALNWIVNMSSTGVSIAYFITCLSAAKLFSYDKQSNTYAPIYKTFAIIGSIVSFIFLGLLLIPGSPASLPGPSYIALAIWLVIGLIFFFIRYPKLKKMDNDELSRLILNRSENEVEDMVDEPKK, encoded by the coding sequence ATGGAAAATAAAAATAATAAAGTAGATAGAGGTGACCTTAAGCAAAACCTCTCTGAAAAGTTCGTATGGGCAATTGCTTACGGCTCATGTATCGGTTGGGGTGCTTTTATTTTACCAGGGGATTGGATTAAACAATCAGGACCTATTGCATCCTCTATAGGCATCGTCATCGGTGCGTTATTAATGATTTTAATCGCCGTTAGTTATGGGGCGTTAGTTGAGAAATTCCCGGTTTCAGGGGGAGCATTTGCTTTTAGTTTCTTAAGTTTCGGTAGATATGTAAGTTTCTTTTCATCTTGGTTTTTAACATTTGGCTATGTCTGCGTCGTAGCACTAAATGCTACAGCGTTTAGTTTATTAGTTAAGTTTCTATTACCCAATGTTTTAAATAATGGAAAGTTATATACAGTTGCAGGTTGGGATGTCTACATAACGGAGATTATCATTGCAACAGTACTATTATTAGTCTTTATGATTATCTCAATTAGAGGTGCGAGTGTATCTGGATCACTTCAATATTATTTCTGTATTGCAATGGTTGTCGTTGTCTTACTTATGTTCTTTGGTTCATTCTTTGGTAGTAACTTTGACTTAAGTAATTTACAACCTTTAGCTAATTCAGATAAAGGTTGGTTTAGATCTATTATCATGATTGTGGCTATCGCACCATGGGCTTATGTAGGTTTCGATAACATTCCGCAAACCGCAGAAGAATTTAATTTCGCACCAAATAAAACATTTAAATTAATTGTTTATAGCTTACTAGCAGCAGCACTAACTTATGTTGTCATGTTACTTTATACTGGATGGTTAGGCACACATTCTAAAAGTCTCAACGGTAACTTATGGTTAACAGGTGCAGTTACGCAAGGAGCATTTGGTTACATTGGTCTTGGTGTATTAGCTATTGCTATCGCAATGGGTATCTTTACAGGACTCAACGGTTTCTTAATGAGTTCAAGTCGTCTTTTATTCTCTATGGGACGTTCTGGTATTATGCCTACAGTATTTAGTAAATTGCATAGTAAATATAAAACACCATATGTTGCTATTATCTTCTTAGTGGGTGTAGCATTAGTAGCGCCTTGGTTAGGACGTAATGCATTAAATTGGATTGTTAACATGTCGTCAACAGGTGTCTCTATTGCATACTTCATTACTTGTTTATCAGCAGCAAAACTATTTAGTTATGATAAACAAAGCAACACATACGCGCCTATTTATAAGACGTTTGCGATTATTGGTTCAATCGTATCATTTATCTTCTTAGGATTACTCTTAATTCCAGGATCGCCTGCATCATTGCCAGGACCTTCTTACATTGCTTTAGCAATTTGGCTAGTGATAGGTCTTATCTTCTTCTTTATCCGCTATCCTAAGCTTAAGAAGATGGATAATGACGAATTAAGTCGTTTAATTCTTAACCGTTCTGAAAATGAAGTCGAAGACATGGTTGATGAACCTAAGAAATAA
- a CDS encoding DUF423 domain-containing protein: MKLFIILGAFNTMMAVGTGAFGAHGLENKLSEKYMSVWEKATMYQMYHGLGLLIIGVISGTTAINVNWAGWLLFFGIVFFSGSLYILALTQIRILGAITPIGGVLFIAGWLMLIIATFKYAG, translated from the coding sequence ATGAAATTATTTATAATTCTAGGTGCATTCAATACGATGATGGCTGTCGGTACAGGCGCTTTTGGTGCACATGGTTTAGAAAACAAATTATCTGAAAAATACATGTCTGTTTGGGAAAAAGCGACAATGTATCAAATGTATCATGGTCTCGGACTATTAATTATTGGAGTAATTAGCGGTACTACTGCTATTAATGTTAATTGGGCAGGTTGGTTACTTTTCTTCGGGATCGTCTTCTTCAGCGGTTCTTTATATATCTTAGCACTTACACAAATTCGAATTTTAGGTGCTATTACACCAATTGGCGGCGTGTTATTTATAGCAGGTTGGTTAATGTTAATTATCGCTACATTTAAATATGCAGGCTAA
- a CDS encoding DUF5327 family protein → MRNDKMIHLIEQELVQADEAQTEAEFEKHMYAIHTLTSLYTSSDNQTSVQDRHEASNAQVLSSQRKESNQSNHNKKQVSATEIEAMGGKVPQSMKNEHTSHSNLMTTDDNIGNGESIFDF, encoded by the coding sequence ATGCGCAATGATAAAATGATTCATTTGATTGAACAAGAATTAGTGCAAGCGGATGAAGCACAGACTGAGGCTGAATTTGAAAAGCATATGTATGCTATACATACATTAACTTCTCTATACACTTCTAGTGATAATCAAACTTCGGTTCAAGATAGGCATGAGGCATCCAATGCTCAAGTTTTATCTTCGCAACGCAAAGAATCGAATCAATCAAATCATAATAAAAAGCAAGTGTCAGCTACTGAAATTGAAGCAATGGGAGGTAAAGTACCTCAATCAATGAAAAATGAACATACGTCTCATTCAAATTTAATGACTACAGATGACAATATAGGAAATGGCGAGTCTATTTTCGACTTTTAA
- a CDS encoding uracil-DNA glycosylase — protein MKWSEVFHDITSRHDFQEMHDFLEKEYTTKIVYPDRKNIYQAFDLTPFDNIKVVILGQDPYHGPNQADGLAFSVQPNAKFPPSLRNMYQELEDDIGCHRVSPHLQDWAREGVLLLNTVLTVRQGEAHSHRDIGWETFTDEVIEAVSKHRENVVFILWGKPAQQKKKLIDTSKHLVIKSPHPSPLSAFRGFFGSKPYSRTNEYLKAKGKDPINWCEG, from the coding sequence ATGAAATGGTCAGAAGTTTTTCATGATATAACGTCAAGACATGACTTTCAAGAGATGCACGATTTTCTAGAAAAAGAATATACAACTAAAATTGTGTACCCAGATAGAAAGAATATTTACCAAGCATTTGATTTAACACCGTTTGACAATATAAAGGTAGTTATACTGGGGCAAGATCCATACCATGGACCTAACCAAGCAGATGGTTTAGCATTTTCAGTGCAACCTAATGCTAAATTTCCACCTTCATTGCGAAATATGTACCAAGAACTAGAAGATGATATTGGTTGTCATAGGGTATCACCACATTTACAAGATTGGGCTAGAGAAGGTGTGCTTTTATTAAATACTGTGCTGACAGTGAGACAAGGAGAAGCACATTCACATAGAGATATCGGATGGGAAACATTTACTGATGAAGTGATTGAAGCGGTTTCTAAACATCGTGAAAATGTTGTTTTTATATTATGGGGCAAACCTGCTCAACAAAAAAAGAAACTCATTGATACATCTAAACATTTAGTTATAAAATCTCCTCATCCTAGTCCATTATCTGCTTTTAGAGGTTTCTTTGGTTCTAAGCCTTATTCAAGAACGAATGAATATCTAAAAGCTAAAGGAAAAGACCCTATTAATTGGTGCGAAGGTTAA
- a CDS encoding choloylglycine hydrolase family protein, whose amino-acid sequence MCTGFSFFTKSKHHYLARTMDFAFEFNGIPTVVPRHYQYQLDLESELRLQYGFVGTNLKVGRYRFGDGINEHGVAISNHYFTGEASYSNHRRYGYFNLAPEEFIVWVLGFVKSIEELKQKVKNINIMNEKNTTLNIVPPLHFIITDASGHTVAVEPHNGLLIVKDNHVKVLTNAPKLEWHIQNLRNYAFLQPEKSTNQLVGKVLVRSMGCEAGTNGLPGGYTSTERFVRATYLRHHLSSSHNEDINLMNCFKILDSVSIPQGAVLDAGETHYTQYQLVMDSKDKAYYIKPYFSNQLFKVQLNEELLSKDDMTFLPINNELHISQLNA is encoded by the coding sequence ATGTGTACTGGTTTTTCATTTTTCACAAAATCAAAACATCATTATTTAGCTAGAACAATGGATTTCGCATTCGAATTTAACGGCATACCTACTGTGGTACCTCGCCACTATCAGTATCAACTTGACTTAGAATCAGAATTACGACTTCAATACGGTTTCGTAGGCACTAATTTAAAAGTCGGAAGATATCGCTTTGGTGATGGCATCAATGAACATGGAGTGGCAATTTCAAACCATTATTTCACTGGTGAAGCTTCATATAGCAACCATAGACGGTATGGCTATTTCAATTTAGCACCTGAAGAATTTATAGTGTGGGTGCTTGGCTTCGTTAAAAGTATAGAAGAACTCAAACAAAAAGTGAAAAACATCAACATTATGAATGAAAAAAATACTACATTAAATATAGTTCCACCCCTGCATTTTATAATCACTGATGCGTCAGGACATACAGTTGCAGTGGAACCCCATAACGGACTACTTATCGTTAAAGACAACCACGTTAAGGTATTAACCAACGCACCTAAACTTGAGTGGCATATTCAAAATTTAAGAAATTATGCTTTCCTTCAACCTGAGAAATCAACAAATCAGCTTGTTGGCAAAGTATTAGTGCGTTCCATGGGATGTGAAGCTGGCACTAATGGTCTACCAGGTGGCTATACATCTACAGAACGATTCGTGCGTGCCACTTATTTAAGACATCATTTATCATCTTCTCATAATGAAGATATCAACCTTATGAATTGTTTTAAAATCCTAGACTCTGTCAGTATACCGCAAGGAGCTGTGCTAGATGCTGGAGAAACACATTACACACAATATCAATTAGTTATGGATAGTAAAGATAAAGCTTATTACATTAAGCCATACTTTAGTAATCAACTTTTCAAAGTTCAATTAAATGAAGAATTACTATCAAAGGACGATATGACATTTCTTCCTATTAACAATGAATTACATATTTCTCAATTAAATGCGTAA
- the thiD gene encoding bifunctional hydroxymethylpyrimidine kinase/phosphomethylpyrimidine kinase — protein sequence MALKKVLTIAGSDTSAGAGMQADLKTFQELDTYGMVALTSIVTMDKETWSHDVTPLDMNVFEKQLETAISIGPDAIKTGMLGTQEIIKRAGEVYEESGADYFVVDPVMVCKGEDEVLNPGNTDAMIKYLLPKATVVTPNLFEAGQLSGLGKLTSIEDMKKAAQIIYDAGTPHVIIKGGKVLDQDKSYDLYYDGDKFYQLTTDMFQQSYNHGAGCTSAAATTAYLANGKSPREAVIAAKAFVASAIKNGWKMNEFVGPVDHGAYHRIEHIEVEVTEV from the coding sequence ATGGCTTTAAAGAAAGTGTTAACAATTGCAGGGTCTGATACGAGTGCGGGAGCTGGTATGCAAGCAGACCTCAAAACATTCCAAGAATTAGATACGTATGGAATGGTGGCTTTGACATCTATCGTTACGATGGATAAAGAAACATGGTCTCATGATGTGACACCTCTAGATATGAATGTCTTTGAAAAGCAACTTGAAACTGCGATTTCTATTGGCCCTGATGCAATCAAGACGGGTATGTTAGGTACTCAAGAAATCATTAAACGTGCTGGCGAAGTTTATGAAGAATCAGGTGCAGATTACTTCGTCGTAGACCCAGTCATGGTTTGTAAAGGTGAAGACGAAGTACTTAACCCAGGAAATACTGACGCAATGATTAAATATTTACTACCTAAAGCAACAGTAGTAACGCCAAACTTATTTGAAGCTGGTCAACTTTCAGGATTAGGAAAATTAACTTCAATTGAAGATATGAAAAAAGCCGCTCAAATCATTTATGATGCAGGTACACCTCACGTGATTATCAAAGGTGGTAAAGTGCTAGATCAAGATAAATCTTATGATTTATACTACGATGGCGATAAATTCTATCAGTTAACAACAGATATGTTCCAACAAAGTTATAACCACGGTGCAGGTTGTACGTCCGCAGCTGCGACAACTGCTTACCTAGCTAACGGCAAATCTCCAAGAGAAGCAGTCATCGCTGCTAAAGCTTTCGTAGCATCTGCAATCAAAAACGGTTGGAAAATGAATGAATTTGTAGGACCTGTTGATCATGGTGCATATCATCGCATCGAACACATCGAAGTCGAAGTAACAGAAGTTTAA
- a CDS encoding NAD(P)/FAD-dependent oxidoreductase, giving the protein MNIEDQNVGMTEPITIIGGGIGGLTLARVLYVNGIPSKVYEIDTSPNARTQGGQLDIHEHNGQVALKKAHLMDEFHSIIHEGADAARIFNSNGELLHDAPADENNGRPEVLRGDLRQILIDSLPNETIEWNKKVDRVEEWEKGQYQVFFRDDTSLTTSKLVGADGAWSKVRRVLTDITPHYTGYTFIETYLHDVDNQYPETAKVVGQGQMFALSPGKGIVAHREYGGIIHTYVQMQCSLEWIDNIDFSNKKEATQTIANEFKGWPNEITALITEAESSITPRKINALPDEHRWQRRQGVTLIGDAAHLMAPSGEGANLAMLDAAELAESIAKMNGDLNSVIKDYEETMFPRSEEEARESHELLDICLGEDRPHRLVELFKGNI; this is encoded by the coding sequence ATGAATATTGAAGATCAAAACGTGGGGATGACTGAACCTATTACAATCATTGGCGGAGGCATCGGAGGTTTGACACTTGCCAGAGTATTGTATGTCAATGGTATACCATCTAAGGTTTATGAAATTGATACATCTCCAAATGCACGTACGCAAGGTGGTCAACTTGATATACATGAACATAATGGACAAGTTGCACTTAAAAAAGCTCATCTGATGGATGAATTTCACTCTATTATTCATGAAGGCGCAGACGCAGCACGTATATTTAATTCTAATGGGGAATTACTTCACGATGCGCCTGCTGACGAAAATAATGGTAGACCTGAAGTTTTACGTGGAGATTTAAGACAAATTTTAATTGATTCATTACCTAACGAAACAATAGAGTGGAATAAAAAAGTGGATCGTGTAGAAGAATGGGAAAAAGGACAATACCAAGTGTTCTTTAGAGATGATACATCTTTAACTACTAGCAAATTAGTAGGTGCAGACGGCGCATGGTCTAAAGTACGTAGAGTTTTAACTGATATTACACCTCATTATACTGGTTACACATTTATAGAAACATACCTTCATGACGTTGATAACCAATATCCTGAAACTGCAAAAGTTGTAGGACAAGGCCAAATGTTTGCATTATCTCCAGGAAAAGGTATCGTAGCACATCGTGAATATGGGGGTATTATTCATACTTATGTACAGATGCAATGCTCTTTAGAGTGGATTGACAACATTGATTTCTCAAATAAAAAGGAAGCGACACAAACCATAGCTAATGAATTTAAAGGTTGGCCTAATGAAATTACTGCATTGATTACGGAAGCTGAATCCTCAATTACTCCAAGAAAAATTAATGCATTGCCTGATGAACATCGTTGGCAAAGACGACAAGGCGTTACTTTAATCGGAGATGCGGCTCATTTAATGGCTCCTTCAGGTGAAGGCGCAAACTTAGCTATGTTAGATGCCGCGGAATTAGCAGAAAGCATTGCAAAAATGAATGGAGATTTAAATAGCGTTATTAAAGATTATGAAGAAACCATGTTCCCTAGAAGCGAAGAAGAAGCTAGAGAATCACATGAATTATTGGATATATGTCTAGGTGAGGACCGTCCACATCGTCTAGTTGAACTATTTAAAGGTAATATTTAA
- the vraX gene encoding C1q-binding complement inhibitor VraX, whose protein sequence is MIIYRQNIENGVPIYEIITKTFKTITVKCDETFSEFEIYKLLSLLENDVDTMKMSY, encoded by the coding sequence ATGATAATCTACAGGCAAAATATAGAGAACGGAGTACCTATTTACGAAATCATAACTAAAACTTTCAAGACTATTACAGTAAAATGTGATGAAACTTTCAGTGAATTCGAAATCTATAAATTGCTCTCTCTACTAGAAAATGACGTAGACACAATGAAAATGAGTTACTAA